The DNA sequence ggatattgcgtgatgggtagaattttgaaaaaaacttcgaaaaataaaataagccactgggaactgatttttaatggttttaacccttctgaaattgtgataatgttcccctttaagtgtttttaaatccctgcagcttccatgactgttacacatttGTGTATACTGGCCTGATActtaaacctgaacatcttatcacacacagtgcaactaaacggtatctctccagtgtgtgtgttctcatgtgtgtggtcatgtcacgctttctggagaaactcattTTACAAACagcgcaagcaaaaggtttctctccagtgtgtgttctcatgtgtaatatcatgccaTTCTTAGTGTtgtatcttttagcacaagctgagcaagcaaaaggtttctctccagtgtgtgttctcatgtgtatggtcatgatttgctttctggagaaactcttcttacaaacagagcaagtaaagggtttctcacctgtgtgtgttctcatgtgtaatataatttccttcttagtgttgaatcttttagcacaagctgaacaagcaaaatgtttctctccagtgtgtgttctcatgtgtctggtcatgttacactttttggagaaactcttcttacaaatggagcaagtaaaaggtttctctccagtatgtgttctcatgtgtctggttaTGTAATGCTTTGTGGAGAaattcttcttacaaacagagcaagtaaaaggtttctctccagtgtgtgttctcatgtgtgtggtcatgttttgcttgctggagaaactcttcttacaaacagagcaagtaaaaggtttctctccagtaccgGTATGTGTTCTCACGTGTCTTGTAAAATTACTCTTccatctaaatgatttcccacattcagagcagtcaaagtgtttgttgttagtgtgatgtctcgtatcacctttagagtcatttttactctccaaaggtttttggatgtggtcactgtgatcagaagagtgtgacatcatgtggtccatgtctgacagtggagcaaagatgctgtctggttctgacttgatatcttcacaatgctctccatcagcttctgtgatgtgttgacttacaagctccgcccctctgttctcctcactttgactgtgatgaagctgtaaggactgagcttcatcttcatcatgaagctgctcctctttaatgtgggagggggcctgtagctccttctgtcccacactggtgtgccactcctcttcatgactccccgctgacacccgctggacgtctgcagaacaaatgaggtgttactgtattgaagtttgcagtattcaaactattgacatgtgagctaggccaaatagacagtgatgggcaagctacctggacaatgtagtaagctaagctacaagttactctcaattaaatggagctaagctatcctcagagaattgtagcacgctacattatatatatatatatatatattggcccacatgtacaatatcaatgtttatgttgtccatggaaagaagttagtaagaagcaaaagaaaaacaaccaaccatggatgacaaaaggactgaaaaatgcttgtcacaaaaaaaagacattatatggaatattaataacacagacatctatagaggcagaaaataagtataagaaataaaaaaaacaagctaattggtatactaggaagatgtaagaaggaatactacagacaattattaaagaagaacagaaacaacatgagagcaacatggggcatcctaaatagcatcattaaaaatgctgctaagaaagattacccccagtactttctacatggaaatacaaaaaatgacaacatgaaccaaatagttgaacgttttattgattactttgttaatatcggaaaaaatctggatcaaagacttccaaatgcagatgatggatcagttgaggacttgagtgagctcatagacagaaatcccaattgggttcaccgtgcgtgactgctcgctgactgctcgctgtttcgaaaaagctaagtatcgttctatttgtgtgcttttaaattgttctgcagctttctttattactttctcaacatatttagtagtactatttaacttgcaaatcacccgatctctgtctcaccacccctcccgcagctagctagcagctagctgctaagctaacaaagctagcgtggagaaaggcgtcgccggtcagaaggaatctactcctgcacaccgtgaccaggacttctcggaagacagcaggaacttcactcggtaacagaaaacaccgtgagtatggcttcctgcgcgtcttgcaccttactcacggagaggctggctctgctagagggccgtgtccgccagttagagcagagtaatctcgtaactttagatgttgcggacacatctgctagcgttagctgtagcgagctaactagcccagcctgtagtagtcctaagcggcctacaagctacggtgtaccggttgagacgcataatagatttagctctttagctagtcctacaccccagtctaccgggcaccacaccttagtcataggggactccatcacccgaaacataaagcttagcaaaccagccacaattaagtgcatccctggggcccgagcacctgacattgaggctaatcttagggagctaactcgcaacaggcctagtaaacacgtacgacaggctaatcgcaccactagttatgcgaatatagttgtacacgttggctccaatgacactagaatgagacagtcagagattacaaagagaaacatagccaggacttgtgatctcgctagaaagatgtccaggcatcgagtaaatgtctctggccccctgcctgcgagaggcaatgatgagagatatagcagattagtctcgcttaacaagtggctggctagcttctgtagttaacagggactaacgtttattgataattggccctctttctggggcaaaccaggcttgatgatgagggacggccttcaccctaaccaggaaggcgccatcatccttcctaagaacatagactactgtttaagtcacatttgactaactacactagagcaagcccggtcacaggcaattacagagcctgctagtccgggtgaggagtcagttaagctagaactagccagcaccaggctggataattcctgtacgcatagcaattttcttagaataacacacaactcacataatgt is a window from the Nerophis lumbriciformis linkage group LG28, RoL_Nlum_v2.1, whole genome shotgun sequence genome containing:
- the LOC140680164 gene encoding uncharacterized protein; this encodes MGPLLWCGCHDVQRVSAGSHEEEWHTSVGQKELQAPSHIKEEQLHDEDEAQSLQLHHSQSEENRGAELVSQHITEADGEHCEDIKSEPDSIFAPLSDMDHMMSHSSDHSDHIQKPLESKNDSKGDTRHHTNNKHFDCSECGKSFRWKSNFTRHVRTHTGTGEKPFTCSVCKKSFSSKQNMTTHMRTHTGEKPFTCSVCKKNFSTKHYITRHMRTHTGEKPFTCSICKKSFSKKCNMTRHMRTHTGEKHFACSACAKRFNTKKEIILHMRTHTGEKPFTCSVCKKSFSRKQIMTIHMRTHTGEKPFACSACAKRYNTKNGMILHMRTHTGEKPFACAVCKMSFSRKRDMTTHMRTHTLERYRLVALCVIRCSGLSIRPVYTNV